A window of Salvia splendens isolate huo1 chromosome 8, SspV2, whole genome shotgun sequence genomic DNA:
TCCATCCAACTTCCGGATCTTATCCGCGGATCCGGGTGCGACCCGACCCGGTGATTTACCCGTTCTCCTGGCAGATTGCGCCCGCCCGAGACCCGGATCCGCGCGCGTTACCGGCGACCTCGACCTTCTCCCGGAGCTTCTCCGCGCCCGACCCGGAGAGGGCTCGGGCCTCCTCGCGGGAGATCTCCCAACCGTTTTCTCTCTATGCAGCTCGCCGGAGAATGGCCGGTTCCTTGACAGCTGCCTCAGCTCGCGCAATTCGGCTCTCCGGTCCGTGACGGAGGTGGAAGCGCTGACGCTCTCGCTGAGAGAGCTGCAGATCTCGGATGCCTCGGACAGATCATCGGCGGTGAACGGCGGCTTGATGGCGACGGCGGCGTGGCGCTCCTTGCTTTTCAGCAGAGGCGCTGATTTGATGAACGGGCTCTCACGCTTGCTGTGGAAAATCGGAATCGGAATTGGGGGTTTCGGGGTTTCGGAGAGGACTTCTTTGACTGTTTCCTCTTCGGCGAGTGGGTGGCTCGGGGGCGGCGATTTGCTAACGTTGCCGTgtgtggtggtggaggagggaATGTGGCCGTTTTTTTGAGGTGGAGTGGATTTGTTTGTGCTGATGCAGCAGCCCATTGATGTTTTTGGGTGTTTGGGAGGAATGTGGGCGGATTTCACATGGAGTCGCGGCGGAGAGGAGGGAGAATTGAATGGTGAAGGAAGAAGTGGTTGAGTTTGTGAATATTGTGAATTTATTGGGTTCCGAGGAGGATGGAGGTTTTGTGATTGGGAATTACATTAATAATTGTAAAATTAAGAGTAGGAAATGGACATTGCTGTCTCAATTAATTTTGCATGACGTATTTTGTCTCTCATGGGATTCGCTGATTTCGAGAGGCAAAGGACTAAATAATCATTAGATCTCGTCTTTTTTCGAAAATGGTCCTGTCAACATACCATTTTCATATCAATAATGGTATATAATGGTAATTAATGTCaatgcaataaattaatagtaatagttagtgctaagataattttacttaattacccttttctcaatttttttacttcaaatttaaatttacaacATTCTCTCTCCATAATAATTTATGCACAATTTATTTTGACTTACCTTTTAATTTGTCTATTTCTCTCCATAATTATTTAGCATTCTCTCTCCATAATTATTTAGCATTCTCTCGACATTTAGCATCACAATTTACAAGCCCTATCAATAATTTATGTATTAAACACTAAGGTGTATTAtaatctaataataatatattatagtGTACTGTGATATACGATTATTAGATTGTGAAATATTATGACAACATAGTATTGAAACTTAATATTAAGTTATAactaaattatgaatttataatAGCTTTTTCGACatacataatttttaaaaataaaaataataataataatgataaaaatatttcttaaGATTACAGTATATGTtgagtaatattattttaaataaacatCTGAATAAAAAGCAAAAGGATATAAAGTACTCTAATCAAACGTAAATATcttctaaaaataataaaaacattgtTGGATGGATGAATATAAAGTACTTACTTTATAAACTAAGGTAAGGGGTAGAGTTGTCTTAAGAATTTTGATACTTTTAAGGTGAGTTAATTATTAAGTGAACTCATTTAATTTTTAGCTAAAAGACAAATTATGGCTAGCCATAATATGACCATTTAGCACCACTCTTTTCATATTTATACATATTATGCAGAAGctaatttcatgaaattaatttcttaataatATCAAGTTACACATTTGCATAAGTGAAAGTTAACATTAACATAAATTCCTTTTATGGCTTATCATATAATTATTTTCGGTATAATACTTACTCCGTATAAGTTATAGACTAATAGGGCCCGAGGCCTAACGCATTGGAGGTGGCGTGGAAGGGTCCTAGGCAGCGCCTCGGGACCGTGGAGGGGCCTGTGGCCAAGCCCGCTTAAGGCTAGTCCAGCTGGCGTTGTGGGTGCATAGGCCGGATTCCAACTCCTTTTTCtaataaaattgttttttaggagttgtaatttttgaatttttaggattttaattctcAGATGTCAACGTTGTCAATTTTAcaactaaaataattaatagttgTGAATTGTGcaatttaatatttgtggtCTAGATGGAGTCTATAGGGTTATGCGCAAAAAATTAGGGGAATGATGATGTGGCCGGGTCTAAGAGCCTCCCCCTAGGACGGGGTCGTGGATGCCCTAACTTATGTATTTAAATTTCAATAATAGTGAAATATAACACAATATATTgctaaaatataattattccCCTAAATAAATCTATAGATTAATTCAACTTGTGCATTTAGATTTCAATAATCGTgaaacataacacaaatttcTGTTTGATTTTTCCTTTGTTACTCATTAACTTGCTTTTGCCATAAATTTTAAATGAGTGGAATGTGATCATGTGAATCCTATTGATAATTTGATATAATCATTCAATATAAATAAGATGAGTTAATTGTATGTCAATTCCCCTTTTGTAAAGCATAATGAGCAACTCATCTTAGGCGCAAGCTAAATTTCCTCTTCATCTTACCGCGAAGGAATTTGTATGTGAGTGTTTAACATAGTTTCGCTGCTCTTAAGTTGGCAGTACTCCTTTCGTTCTTGAAATGTTGTTCAATTTTGCCATTTCGATTCGTCCGCGCGAAATGTTGTccaatttacttttattttttttcatttttggtaaatgaacCATACTCTCAACTAACttattcactcacattttattatacaaataatatataaatatgagacttacattccactaaaattttcaacacactgttcttcacatttcttataactcgtgtcaagtcaaccttggacaatatttcatagacggagggaatagtaaTCTAAACTCTTTGTTGGGTAGGCCCAATATGTTGTCTACTGTGAGCCCATTTCTTATATTGACTAAT
This region includes:
- the LOC121743946 gene encoding uncharacterized protein LOC121743946 produces the protein MGCCISTNKSTPPQKNGHIPSSTTTHGNVSKSPPPSHPLAEEETVKEVLSETPKPPIPIPIFHSKRESPFIKSAPLLKSKERHAAVAIKPPFTADDLSEASEICSSLSESVSASTSVTDRRAELRELRQLSRNRPFSGELHREKTVGRSPARRPEPSPGRARRSSGRRSRSPVTRADPGLGRAQSARRTGKSPGRVAPGSADKIRKLDGGNEWPPTNGSNESLDNPLVSMECFIFL